From Anaerohalosphaera lusitana, one genomic window encodes:
- a CDS encoding YcjF family protein, which yields MIKNIFRITKFAFITGGILLTFFIFIELIRAYQTLRDMHPIAGYVYLAILAGSLAYVIIYVARTLKNHPPSLKRPKIKDTSNASPRRLRKYARYLNRYIARLATSPALDEHQQEVAQTGRTTLTEHVNSASDTECILTAIRRAEESTVNPLLEIIDDYAARHVRNCMRDVMIAVTLSPYKAADLIIVLYRNLMMVTGIIKAYNSRPRLREQLSIMVDVLAIVATVNYINMGKNLIEGLASRVPGIGKFVDDIAQGMGAGFMTTVCGHAAMQRCRAFTGWDAEAAKRNIFNNITDFYADVKNVFWKDIWPALRVRAGEVSTDMKDKIAATLDDTQAAVSKIVKSPFTAAYTATSSAVNVSTNGTKVVVNSAGKVVTTAGNVTYKTARSVVKTPGKLFRFGKKTATSAASSLRRKPKKLPPETDNDRE from the coding sequence ATGATCAAAAACATATTCCGAATAACAAAATTCGCTTTCATCACCGGCGGCATCCTGCTCACCTTCTTCATCTTCATCGAGCTTATCCGCGCCTACCAGACCCTTCGCGACATGCACCCGATCGCGGGCTACGTCTACCTCGCAATCCTGGCCGGCTCACTCGCCTACGTGATCATTTATGTCGCCCGAACGCTAAAAAACCACCCGCCCAGCCTCAAACGCCCGAAAATAAAGGATACCTCCAACGCATCCCCGCGCCGGCTCCGCAAATATGCCCGCTACCTCAACCGATACATCGCCCGCCTCGCCACCAGCCCAGCCCTCGACGAACACCAGCAGGAAGTTGCCCAAACCGGCAGGACCACACTTACCGAACACGTCAATTCTGCATCCGACACCGAATGCATCCTCACAGCCATCCGCCGGGCCGAAGAAAGCACCGTCAACCCGCTCCTCGAAATAATCGACGACTACGCCGCCCGCCACGTCCGCAACTGCATGCGAGACGTCATGATCGCCGTCACCCTAAGCCCCTACAAAGCCGCCGACCTGATCATCGTCCTCTACCGCAATCTGATGATGGTCACAGGCATCATAAAAGCCTACAACTCCCGACCCCGCCTCCGCGAACAGCTCAGCATAATGGTCGACGTCCTTGCCATCGTCGCCACCGTCAACTACATCAACATGGGCAAGAACCTCATCGAGGGTCTCGCCTCCCGCGTCCCCGGCATCGGCAAATTCGTCGACGACATCGCCCAGGGCATGGGCGCCGGCTTCATGACCACCGTCTGCGGCCACGCAGCCATGCAGCGCTGCCGTGCCTTCACCGGCTGGGACGCCGAAGCCGCAAAACGCAATATCTTCAACAACATCACCGATTTCTACGCGGACGTGAAAAACGTCTTCTGGAAGGATATCTGGCCCGCACTGCGCGTCCGCGCCGGCGAAGTATCCACCGACATGAAGGACAAGATCGCAGCCACCCTCGACGACACCCAGGCCGCTGTCAGCAAAATCGTCAAGTCTCCCTTCACCGCCGCATACACCGCGACCTCCTCAGCGGTCAACGTCTCCACCAACGGCACCAAGGTCGTCGTCAATTCCGCAGGCAAGGTCGTCACCACCGCCGGCAACGTAACCTACAAAACCGCACGTTCAGTCGTTAAAACACCGGGCAAGCTCTTCCGCTTCGGCAAGAAAACCGCAACCTCCGCCGCCTCATCCCTTCGCCGAAAACCGAAAAAACTCCCGCCCGAAACCGACAACGACAGAGAATAG
- a CDS encoding AEC family transporter, translating into MDVLNTIAPVFLVILTGYILTKKRFLSDSLVKDLNRICFWIALPALLFGKIVGSTGNFTVVMETFLVVTAGMVACLLGGFVLARLLKVPFTSVGTFVQGTYRGNLAFVGLAVIIYSLADFTPEHAQQVETLAVYVLAPIVPIYNLVAVFLLVAFRQNDNRNAALKKIPVQLASNPLVIACAAGFLVQRFLPSPPLAIMRTLDVLGQMALPLALLGVGGALAHRKIAGRSLYAISASLLKTVLAPAVGLLLAHLMGLSQDEMRVALIFLACPTAISSHTMAERMGGDAQLSAAIVIISSLLSILSLSAILAMFY; encoded by the coding sequence ATGGACGTACTTAACACAATTGCCCCGGTCTTTCTGGTCATACTTACCGGCTACATACTGACGAAAAAGCGGTTCTTATCGGACTCGCTCGTAAAGGACCTCAACCGCATATGCTTCTGGATCGCGCTGCCTGCGCTTCTGTTCGGCAAAATTGTGGGTTCGACCGGCAATTTCACCGTGGTCATGGAAACTTTCCTCGTAGTCACTGCCGGCATGGTCGCATGTCTTCTCGGCGGTTTCGTCCTCGCCCGGTTACTCAAGGTCCCGTTCACCTCCGTGGGCACCTTCGTACAGGGAACCTACCGCGGCAATCTCGCCTTCGTCGGCCTTGCCGTTATCATATACAGCCTCGCTGACTTCACCCCCGAACACGCACAGCAGGTCGAAACCCTCGCGGTATACGTCCTAGCCCCCATCGTTCCGATCTATAACCTCGTCGCGGTCTTTCTGCTGGTGGCTTTCAGACAAAACGACAACCGCAACGCCGCCCTGAAAAAAATTCCCGTTCAACTTGCCTCCAACCCCCTTGTCATCGCCTGCGCAGCCGGTTTCCTCGTTCAACGTTTTTTGCCCTCACCCCCACTGGCGATCATGCGGACACTAGACGTCCTCGGACAAATGGCACTGCCTCTTGCACTGTTGGGAGTCGGCGGCGCACTTGCTCACCGCAAGATCGCAGGCCGAAGTTTATACGCAATCTCAGCCAGTTTGCTAAAAACTGTCCTCGCTCCCGCGGTCGGCCTGCTGCTGGCTCACCTGATGGGACTCAGCCAGGACGAAATGCGAGTCGCCCTCATATTCCTTGCCTGTCCCACAGCCATATCCTCCCACACCATGGCCGAACGCATGGGCGGCGACGCACAACTCTCCGCAGCGATCGTGATAATCAGCTCCCTGCTGTCGATCCTCTCCCTCTCCGCCATCCTCGCGATGTTCTATTGA
- the lipB gene encoding lipoyl(octanoyl) transferase LipB: MLNDSLKSELIVRDCGTSGYREMLDLQLELLERRIADEVPNTVLIVEHEPVVTMGARKSENRLLLGDEEFGRRGIVLEAVRRGGGTTAHNPGQIVLYPVVKLKSLGLSVSDYVRSLEQIGIDMLAEFGLECGRKKGAPGLWVGERKIGSVGVKVQKWVTYHGMAININNDLGIFDTIVPCGLAGVEMTSLVKEVGGEIDMKRVRKVLAGVCVEHWSDKELVRYEE, from the coding sequence TTGCTTAACGATTCTTTAAAAAGTGAGCTTATCGTAAGAGATTGCGGTACAAGCGGTTATCGCGAGATGCTGGATCTGCAGCTCGAGTTGCTCGAGCGGCGGATCGCGGATGAGGTGCCGAACACGGTGCTGATCGTCGAGCATGAGCCCGTAGTGACGATGGGCGCGAGGAAGAGCGAGAACCGGCTGCTGCTGGGGGATGAGGAATTCGGCAGGCGGGGCATCGTGCTGGAGGCTGTTCGTCGGGGCGGGGGTACGACGGCGCACAATCCGGGGCAGATAGTGCTGTATCCGGTGGTCAAGCTCAAGTCGCTGGGGCTGAGCGTGAGTGATTATGTGCGTTCGCTGGAGCAGATCGGTATAGATATGCTGGCGGAGTTCGGGCTCGAGTGCGGACGGAAAAAGGGTGCGCCGGGTTTGTGGGTAGGTGAGCGAAAGATCGGCTCGGTGGGTGTGAAGGTGCAGAAGTGGGTGACTTATCACGGGATGGCGATCAATATCAATAACGATCTTGGGATATTCGATACGATCGTGCCCTGCGGGCTTGCGGGGGTTGAGATGACGAGTCTGGTGAAGGAGGTGGGCGGTGAGATCGATATGAAACGAGTTAGAAAAGTTCTGGCCGGGGTGTGCGTGGAACACTGGTCGGATAAGGAGCTTGTGCGATATGAAGAATAG
- a CDS encoding sulfatase, with amino-acid sequence MFNKPLIKGSIPLYFIAILAVLPLSAEFAFSANKPNIMLILVDDVGYADVGVFSARLNNTTTDKLYYETPRLDRLAEQGTMFTQFYACSVCAPSRASLMTGKMNNRMGMWDAYAGTRTTFEKTGKQVPQGCHVLDHEPLKEYRYKKDDIAARGMTIPIAATALHDVKTIPKALNGYHTAFIGKWHLGSHNHKGYRPEDQGFDETLAYFDGGGSGYYWPFRAYAARTKKWDKPGPDLTPRQDYLSDDIAARVNRFLEERVADDEDKPFFLYLAHPAAHSPIQSRADNLAYFKKKKKIPGLIGHKNPEYAGLIKGLDRSIGQILDKLDELKLTDNTAVIFISDNGGHPRYTRNTPLRGGKSMLYEGGVRVPMIIRWPGKTRAGAVCDVTSDITDIYPTVMAMAGVDYSDFKADETTDGQSLTPLFSDLKNAKQGYTRNEFYQFYGKLGYSGFHNFSTWATLRKGDFKLHYDYQGKVELYNIAEDIFEKRDLTKSKPKMAHDMLVQLTDWLKANCNAAYLPKPNPEFNPKGKLPYGPYIPLEQLKASLKKKAAANSKQ; translated from the coding sequence ATGTTCAATAAACCACTGATTAAAGGGTCGATTCCTTTATATTTTATAGCTATTCTTGCAGTTCTACCCTTATCTGCGGAGTTCGCTTTTTCGGCAAACAAACCCAATATCATGCTCATCCTGGTAGACGACGTCGGCTATGCGGATGTTGGCGTTTTTTCTGCAAGGCTCAATAACACGACCACCGACAAGCTTTACTATGAAACTCCTCGGCTCGACAGGTTGGCTGAGCAGGGGACGATGTTTACTCAATTCTATGCGTGCTCAGTATGTGCCCCTTCTCGGGCAAGCCTCATGACCGGCAAGATGAACAATCGCATGGGTATGTGGGATGCTTATGCCGGCACAAGGACGACTTTCGAAAAAACAGGAAAGCAAGTACCTCAGGGGTGTCATGTTCTTGATCATGAACCATTGAAAGAATATCGTTATAAGAAAGATGATATTGCAGCTCGCGGTATGACCATACCAATTGCTGCAACGGCATTACACGATGTGAAAACCATTCCGAAGGCTTTGAACGGCTATCACACGGCCTTTATCGGGAAATGGCATTTGGGAAGTCATAACCATAAAGGATACCGTCCTGAAGACCAGGGATTCGACGAGACACTCGCTTATTTTGACGGGGGTGGTTCAGGGTACTACTGGCCTTTTAGGGCATATGCTGCCCGCACAAAAAAATGGGACAAACCGGGACCGGACCTCACTCCGCGTCAGGACTATCTTAGCGATGATATCGCAGCGCGGGTCAATAGGTTTTTAGAAGAACGTGTTGCCGACGATGAAGATAAGCCTTTCTTTTTGTATCTTGCCCATCCGGCCGCTCATTCCCCGATCCAGTCCCGCGCTGACAACCTTGCTTATTTTAAGAAAAAGAAGAAGATACCCGGCCTGATCGGCCATAAAAATCCCGAATATGCAGGTCTGATCAAGGGGTTGGATCGCAGTATTGGTCAGATTTTGGACAAGCTGGATGAACTGAAGCTGACGGACAATACGGCCGTGATCTTTATTTCTGACAACGGCGGCCACCCCAGATATACGCGTAATACTCCCCTGCGGGGAGGTAAGTCCATGCTGTACGAAGGGGGTGTCCGTGTGCCGATGATCATTCGCTGGCCAGGCAAGACCCGGGCGGGCGCAGTTTGCGATGTTACATCAGATATAACCGATATTTACCCGACTGTAATGGCGATGGCAGGGGTGGACTACAGTGACTTCAAGGCGGATGAGACTACAGACGGCCAATCGCTGACGCCTTTATTCAGTGACCTGAAAAATGCAAAACAAGGTTATACACGCAATGAGTTTTATCAGTTCTACGGTAAGCTGGGGTATTCCGGTTTTCACAATTTCTCCACCTGGGCTACACTGCGCAAGGGTGACTTTAAGCTGCATTATGACTACCAGGGCAAGGTGGAGCTTTACAACATTGCCGAAGATATTTTCGAAAAGAGGGACCTCACCAAAAGCAAACCCAAGATGGCACACGATATGCTGGTACAACTGACCGATTGGCTCAAGGCCAACTGCAACGCGGCTTATCTGCCGAAACCCAATCCGGAATTCAATCCGAAGGGGAAATTGCCGTATGGGCCTTATATCCCTCTTGAACAGTTAAAAGCTTCATTGAAAAAGAAGGCAGCCGCAAATTCAAAGCAGTGA
- the nadC gene encoding carboxylating nicotinate-nucleotide diphosphorylase, whose protein sequence is MMHEIDLKAVGRLIDLAVDEDYADGDPTSEITVAEDAWGRAGIVSREKIVVCGMSIVGDILGRYSRKLGLQVLVNDGEEAGEGDLLGVIQGPTRSLLAAERVVLNFLQRLCGISTGTKEYVDAVKGTKAKILDTRKTTPGWRELEKYAVRCGGGVNHRMNLGDGVLIKDNHVTEFGDKIAEKLGPMVARARLYPRVKFVGVEVDDVDFQLKQVLAVEGIDVVLLDNMSYKEMRRAVEMRNEMCGERPLLEASGNIRLENVREVAETGVERISVGALTHSAVSVDIGLDRE, encoded by the coding sequence ATGATGCATGAGATCGATCTCAAAGCAGTGGGCAGGTTGATAGATCTGGCGGTGGATGAGGATTACGCGGACGGTGATCCGACTAGCGAGATAACTGTGGCTGAGGATGCGTGGGGCAGAGCGGGTATCGTGAGCAGGGAGAAGATAGTCGTTTGCGGGATGTCGATCGTGGGTGATATTCTTGGACGGTACAGCAGAAAGCTTGGGCTGCAGGTCCTTGTCAATGACGGCGAGGAGGCGGGAGAAGGTGATCTGCTAGGCGTGATCCAGGGGCCTACGCGGTCGCTTCTGGCGGCGGAGCGGGTGGTGCTGAATTTCCTGCAGAGGCTTTGCGGGATAAGTACGGGCACGAAGGAGTATGTAGACGCGGTTAAGGGAACGAAGGCGAAGATACTGGATACGCGGAAGACGACGCCTGGCTGGCGAGAGCTGGAGAAGTACGCAGTGCGGTGCGGAGGCGGGGTAAATCACAGGATGAACCTGGGGGACGGGGTTTTGATAAAGGACAATCACGTTACGGAGTTCGGGGACAAGATCGCGGAGAAGCTGGGGCCGATGGTTGCGAGGGCGAGGCTCTATCCGCGGGTAAAATTCGTGGGGGTCGAGGTTGACGATGTGGACTTTCAGCTCAAGCAGGTGCTGGCGGTCGAGGGTATCGATGTGGTGCTGCTTGACAATATGAGCTATAAGGAGATGAGGCGCGCGGTGGAGATGCGGAACGAGATGTGCGGCGAGAGGCCCCTGCTGGAAGCAAGCGGTAATATACGGCTGGAAAATGTGCGGGAGGTGGCTGAGACGGGTGTGGAGCGGATATCGGTCGGCGCACTGACGCACAGTGCGGTGAGCGTGGACATTGGGCTGGACAGGGAGTAG
- the lipA gene encoding lipoyl synthase, translating into MKNRGKLPVWLKRRMPASATYGDTRNTLKDLELETICTNANCPNRGQCWDRGTATVLILGNVCTRNCKFCSVGHGKPEPPAADEPDRIAEMSKRMGVKYLVITSVDRDDLPDGGAGHFAAVVNRCRELNDGMQFELLTGDFRDSMDESIEILGTALPFVFSHNVETVPSLYTKARPGGNYERSLDLLRKFKNRFSDTPTKSSMMFGLGETDEEVIEVLKDLRSVGVDRVAMGQYLKPSKESLDVVEYVEPAKFDWWGEKAKELGFSWVMSSPFTRSSYHAELERTDQ; encoded by the coding sequence ATGAAGAATAGAGGGAAGCTGCCGGTGTGGCTGAAACGGCGCATGCCGGCGAGCGCGACTTATGGCGATACGCGGAATACGCTGAAGGATCTGGAGCTTGAGACGATCTGCACGAATGCGAATTGTCCGAATCGCGGGCAGTGCTGGGATCGCGGGACGGCGACGGTTCTGATTTTGGGGAACGTCTGTACGAGGAACTGCAAGTTTTGCTCGGTGGGTCATGGCAAGCCCGAGCCCCCTGCGGCGGATGAGCCGGACAGGATTGCGGAGATGTCAAAGCGGATGGGCGTGAAGTACCTGGTTATAACGAGCGTGGACAGGGACGATCTGCCGGACGGGGGTGCGGGACATTTTGCGGCTGTGGTCAATCGCTGCCGGGAGTTGAACGACGGGATGCAGTTTGAGCTTCTGACGGGTGATTTTCGGGACAGTATGGATGAGTCGATAGAGATACTGGGGACCGCCCTGCCGTTCGTGTTCAGTCATAACGTGGAGACTGTGCCGTCATTGTATACGAAGGCTCGGCCCGGCGGGAATTATGAACGGTCTCTGGATCTGCTGCGAAAGTTCAAGAATAGGTTCTCTGATACGCCGACGAAGTCTTCGATGATGTTCGGGCTTGGCGAGACGGATGAGGAGGTTATCGAGGTGCTGAAGGACCTGCGTTCGGTGGGGGTTGACCGGGTTGCGATGGGGCAGTATCTCAAGCCTTCGAAGGAGTCGCTGGATGTGGTGGAGTATGTCGAGCCGGCGAAATTCGATTGGTGGGGTGAGAAGGCGAAAGAGCTGGGGTTTAGCTGGGTGATGTCTTCGCCGTTCACGCGGAGCAGTTATCATGCGGAGCTGGAGAGAACCGATCAATAG
- a CDS encoding NAD(P)-dependent oxidoreductase, producing MKNIAFIGAGIMGVPMAKNLIEAAYSLTMHSRTQSKAQPVIDAGGTWAQTPAQAAKDADVLITCVTDTPDVEKVLLGPAGVIETAREGLICIDMSTISPAATRKMGETLAAKGVTLIDAPISGGEIGAIEAKLSIMAGGPEDAFNKVKPIFQAMGRTITYCGPLGSGQTTKLVNQVMVIHTIMSISEGLAFAEAAGLDLETTLAATSGGAAGSHSLKVLGPKIIADDLKPSFMVDLQLKDLKLVMEYARQIKQTLPGTALAQQLMTALQAQGRGRDGTQALIDVIRQLGPNTK from the coding sequence ATGAAAAACATCGCATTCATAGGCGCAGGTATCATGGGCGTGCCCATGGCAAAGAATCTCATCGAGGCAGCCTACAGCCTCACTATGCATTCCCGTACCCAGTCAAAGGCCCAGCCGGTCATTGACGCAGGCGGAACCTGGGCCCAAACGCCCGCCCAGGCTGCAAAAGACGCCGACGTCCTCATCACTTGCGTAACCGATACCCCCGATGTCGAAAAGGTCCTCCTCGGCCCGGCCGGCGTGATCGAAACCGCCCGCGAAGGTCTGATCTGCATCGATATGTCCACGATATCCCCAGCCGCAACCCGCAAAATGGGCGAAACACTTGCTGCAAAAGGCGTCACCCTTATCGACGCTCCCATCAGCGGCGGCGAGATCGGCGCCATCGAAGCCAAACTCTCCATCATGGCAGGAGGCCCAGAAGACGCATTCAACAAAGTAAAGCCCATCTTCCAGGCGATGGGACGCACCATCACCTACTGCGGTCCCCTCGGCTCTGGTCAGACTACAAAACTCGTAAACCAGGTCATGGTCATTCACACCATCATGAGCATATCCGAGGGCCTGGCATTCGCAGAAGCCGCCGGCCTCGACCTCGAAACAACCCTCGCAGCAACCTCCGGCGGGGCGGCAGGCAGTCACTCGCTCAAGGTGCTAGGCCCTAAGATCATCGCCGACGATCTCAAACCCTCCTTCATGGTCGACCTCCAGCTAAAGGACCTCAAACTCGTCATGGAATACGCCCGTCAGATCAAGCAGACCCTGCCCGGCACCGCACTCGCTCAGCAGCTAATGACGGCCCTGCAGGCTCAGGGACGCGGCCGCGATGGCACCCAGGCACTGATAGACGTTATCCGACAGCTAGGCCCGAATACCAAATAG
- a CDS encoding pilus assembly PilX family protein: MSSKNISTNRGNRRGIALVTAMIFLILFSSIAVGFMTFSTQNASIADNYRDGNRAFACAQSGAEVMRHWLDKVAMDGTIDDNLRYDTLVSSLDTIFSNNGITSFNTTYDGSCYSVADVSLGEGESFSAEILPVDNDTVQMNITGMANGLERTIACNYTFGVRETSVFDFGVATRGTLELSGNIDLDGTNISVEASVYIESPESIALSIIGNSRIAGDVNITNEDGDVNLQGGQAEIGGDVFTGVPPTEFPAPNPGSFEKYLSGQIIDSTTDLSADATFTNARVLAGTNPHFSGDVTIEGVLYIETPNQVTFGGNVDIIGVIVGDGDVTDDSQTNTIDFTGNVSSTSVASLPLESQFDGLRDETGTFLMTPGFSISMGGNFGTLNGCIAANGVDFYGNAGGTIEGSIVNYSQNQMTFSGNSDLYFNRSGVTEVPAGFEPEIIMHYDPTSYSEITGT, translated from the coding sequence ATGAGCTCCAAAAACATATCGACAAATCGAGGTAATCGCCGAGGCATTGCGCTGGTGACGGCGATGATATTTTTGATTCTGTTCAGCTCGATCGCTGTAGGTTTTATGACGTTTTCTACGCAGAATGCGTCTATAGCTGACAACTATCGAGACGGAAATCGAGCGTTTGCGTGCGCGCAGTCTGGTGCAGAGGTGATGAGGCACTGGCTGGACAAGGTTGCGATGGACGGAACGATCGACGATAATCTGCGGTATGATACGCTGGTCAGTTCGCTTGACACTATTTTCAGCAACAACGGCATTACCAGTTTCAATACGACGTACGACGGGAGCTGCTACAGTGTGGCGGATGTTTCGCTTGGTGAGGGTGAGAGTTTCAGTGCTGAGATACTTCCCGTGGACAATGATACTGTGCAGATGAATATAACGGGGATGGCGAACGGGCTGGAAAGGACGATCGCTTGCAACTATACGTTCGGTGTGCGTGAGACGAGTGTTTTCGATTTCGGCGTGGCGACACGCGGGACATTGGAACTTAGCGGTAATATTGATCTGGACGGCACGAACATCAGCGTCGAAGCGAGCGTTTATATCGAGAGCCCCGAGAGTATCGCGTTGTCTATTATAGGTAATTCGCGAATAGCGGGAGATGTCAATATCACGAATGAAGACGGCGATGTGAACCTGCAGGGCGGACAGGCAGAGATCGGCGGGGACGTGTTCACCGGTGTGCCCCCTACCGAATTTCCTGCGCCCAATCCCGGGTCGTTCGAGAAGTATTTGAGTGGTCAGATTATCGATTCGACGACGGATCTTTCCGCGGATGCAACATTTACAAATGCAAGGGTGCTGGCGGGGACGAATCCTCACTTCAGCGGGGATGTAACAATCGAAGGCGTGCTGTATATCGAGACGCCCAACCAGGTAACATTCGGGGGCAACGTGGACATTATCGGAGTCATCGTTGGCGACGGCGATGTGACGGATGACAGCCAGACGAACACTATTGATTTTACGGGTAACGTGAGCAGTACAAGCGTTGCGAGTTTGCCTTTGGAGTCGCAATTTGACGGTTTGCGTGACGAGACGGGTACGTTTTTGATGACGCCCGGATTTTCAATCAGCATGGGTGGTAACTTCGGCACGCTCAACGGCTGTATCGCTGCGAACGGCGTTGATTTCTACGGTAACGCCGGCGGTACGATCGAGGGGTCGATCGTAAACTACAGCCAGAATCAGATGACCTTCAGCGGCAACAGCGACCTGTACTTCAACAGGTCAGGCGTGACGGAAGTGCCCGCTGGTTTTGAGCCTGAGATAATAATGCATTACGACCCCACGAGTTATTCGGAAATAACAGGGACATAG
- a CDS encoding pilus assembly PilX N-terminal domain-containing protein: MSAKKRKNTRPGFAMVMSMMFLVLFSSLAVGIFTTSSGNVEIADNQREGNLALVSAESGIDITRYWLNGIEVSGSVAPSNRLSEVYNTLTGRLNGASVTNLSVNYNSLEDKIEIPDPSVKDGVVLDGSSGQKFRAELRQLDGDTLELEVTGISGQISRKITTNFSFGQRSSRVFDYGVASKGPIEIKGNADIMGANDPSEASLYIESLDEHEALAMNGNVSIAGDVDIANPDGYVDMKGPGTIGGESGQDAIDNHVDIGVDTVEFPMPDCSEFEAWAVNTVDSSTKVNGNVTLENIRIEAGTNPTFGGNVTLRGVVYIESPNHVKFSGNTDLQGVIVAEGDIDNPVSGDKLEFTGNMDNMGVDELPSDSQFDGLREKTGTFIMAPGFEVEFKGNFDTIDGAIAASGIRFTGNAGGTITNSLINYSDETMTFQGNARVYIDRSDSDPDPSGFEGSYVLEFMQSTYSEGGF, from the coding sequence ATGTCAGCCAAGAAAAGAAAAAACACACGCCCTGGTTTTGCGATGGTGATGTCGATGATGTTCCTGGTGCTGTTTTCATCGCTGGCAGTAGGGATATTTACGACGTCTTCGGGCAATGTCGAGATCGCGGATAATCAGCGCGAAGGCAATCTAGCTCTGGTGAGCGCAGAGTCGGGTATCGATATAACAAGGTACTGGCTGAACGGGATAGAGGTATCGGGTTCGGTAGCGCCTTCGAACAGGCTCAGCGAGGTGTACAACACCTTGACGGGCCGACTGAACGGTGCGAGCGTAACGAATCTGAGTGTGAATTACAACAGTCTGGAAGATAAGATCGAGATACCCGATCCCAGTGTGAAGGACGGGGTCGTGTTGGACGGCAGTTCGGGGCAGAAGTTCCGTGCTGAGCTGAGACAGCTCGATGGGGATACGCTTGAGCTGGAAGTCACGGGCATAAGCGGGCAGATCAGCAGGAAGATAACCACAAATTTCTCTTTTGGGCAGCGGAGCAGCAGGGTTTTTGATTACGGCGTTGCGAGCAAGGGCCCCATCGAGATCAAGGGTAACGCGGACATCATGGGTGCCAATGATCCTTCCGAGGCAAGTCTTTATATCGAGAGCCTGGACGAGCATGAGGCGCTTGCGATGAACGGTAATGTGAGCATCGCGGGGGATGTGGATATCGCCAATCCTGACGGCTATGTGGACATGAAAGGACCCGGCACGATCGGCGGAGAGAGCGGCCAGGATGCGATAGACAATCATGTCGACATCGGTGTGGATACGGTGGAATTTCCCATGCCCGACTGCAGTGAGTTCGAGGCCTGGGCGGTCAATACGGTGGACAGTTCGACAAAGGTCAACGGGAACGTGACGCTGGAAAATATCAGAATCGAGGCGGGAACCAATCCCACCTTCGGGGGCAACGTGACGCTCAGGGGCGTGGTGTACATCGAATCGCCCAATCATGTGAAATTCTCGGGCAATACCGACCTTCAGGGCGTTATAGTGGCGGAGGGTGACATTGATAATCCCGTCAGCGGGGACAAGCTGGAGTTTACGGGCAATATGGATAACATGGGTGTGGACGAGCTGCCTTCGGATTCGCAGTTTGACGGCTTGCGGGAGAAGACTGGGACGTTCATCATGGCTCCCGGGTTTGAGGTGGAGTTCAAGGGCAACTTCGACACGATCGACGGCGCGATCGCGGCGAGCGGTATCAGGTTCACGGGAAACGCGGGAGGCACGATAACAAACTCACTTATAAACTATTCAGATGAAACCATGACGTTTCAGGGCAATGCGAGGGTTTACATCGACAGGAGCGACAGCGACCCTGATCCCAGCGGATTCGAAGGCAGTTATGTATTGGAATTTATGCAGTCAACTTATTCCGAGGGCGGATTTTGA
- a CDS encoding biotin--[acetyl-CoA-carboxylase] ligase, which translates to MGTDAGWVDRLDVDRIEEAASGCVIGRRVVVYQSTRSTNDIAWEYAKGAESDGLVVFAEEQSGGRGRRGNKWLSSAGQSLLCSVIVSGVSAGAELLTLASAVATAEAIREYAGVSARIKWPNDVMVGGKKICGILVESRAIAGRKVFVVGIGINCHQGEDFFGSEELRMPGTSVDLAMGEVCDRNELAGVLLRKLDVWVGKMQADEKAVIDGWGRLSSQLGEYVTVEHNNRRYSGICAGVDPVEGLILRLDGGAVRMFEAGQTTIVKHS; encoded by the coding sequence ATGGGGACAGATGCGGGCTGGGTGGACAGGCTGGACGTTGACAGAATAGAGGAAGCGGCGAGCGGGTGCGTGATCGGCCGGCGGGTGGTGGTTTATCAGTCGACCAGGAGTACGAACGACATCGCGTGGGAATATGCCAAGGGTGCGGAGAGTGATGGACTGGTGGTGTTTGCGGAGGAGCAGAGCGGGGGCCGGGGCAGGCGCGGGAATAAATGGCTGAGCAGTGCGGGGCAGAGTCTGTTGTGTTCGGTGATCGTGTCGGGGGTTTCGGCGGGTGCGGAGCTTTTGACGCTGGCGAGTGCGGTGGCGACGGCGGAGGCGATCAGGGAGTATGCGGGAGTTAGCGCGAGGATCAAATGGCCGAATGATGTGATGGTCGGGGGGAAGAAGATTTGCGGGATACTGGTGGAGTCGAGGGCGATCGCGGGGAGGAAGGTGTTTGTTGTGGGGATCGGAATTAACTGTCATCAGGGGGAAGATTTTTTCGGGAGTGAGGAGCTGCGGATGCCGGGGACGAGTGTAGACCTGGCGATGGGTGAGGTTTGTGATCGGAACGAGCTGGCGGGGGTATTGCTGCGGAAGCTGGATGTGTGGGTGGGCAAGATGCAAGCGGATGAGAAGGCGGTCATCGACGGCTGGGGGAGGCTGAGCAGTCAGTTGGGCGAGTATGTGACGGTGGAGCATAACAATAGGCGGTATTCGGGTATCTGCGCGGGGGTGGATCCGGTGGAGGGGCTTATCTTGCGGCTGGACGGAGGTGCGGTGAGGATGTTCGAGGCGGGGCAGACTACGATCGTCAAGCATTCGTGA